The DNA sequence CAACGTAAATTCCCGGTTCTGTTCTGCGAAGATTCACCATGGCTTTAATTTTTCCGGTGGCAACTTCCATTACTAAAACGGTACCGTGTTCACCATCAAATTTCACCAATTGTTTTTCTAAAGCAGAATGAACAATATCTTGAATTCGAATATCAATTGTGGTGTAAACATCCTGACCATCGATTGGTTCATTAACTTTCCAATAATCTATAGGTTTCCACTGGCTGGAATTAACTCTTTGTTCAAGACGGGTTCCATCTGTTCCTGTCAGGAATTTAGAAAAAGCTCCTTCTAATCCGGATTTTCCAATTGCATTATCCATCCCGATAGTTCCTGCTCCGATTTGAGTAGTTGCCAATTCTCTTTTGTAATTTCTGTCAACGATAAATCCACCTCTGTTTTTACCTTTCTTAAAAATCGGAAACTGACGAATACGGTCGTAATCATCAAAATCAAGTCCTTTAATTAAAGAGTAGTATTGATTCTTCGCTTTTTTCTGTTGATCAAATCGGTCTCTGAAATAGCTTCTTGGTTTCCCAAACATTTTTGATAATGAATCCGTTAAAGCACCAATGTTGTTAGAATAAACGGTGTCTTTAATAATTTTAAAATCAACATAAACATCATAACGCATTACAGTGGTCGCAAGGATAGAACCATCTGAAGCGTAAAGGTTTCCGCGGGCTGCTTTTAAAGTTGCTTCGCGATAATTTTTATTGATGTAATCATCTTTGATTTCCTGAACATTGGTATTTTGTAAAAACAGAATTCTCCCAAGAAACACCACAAACAAAACGAAGGCAAACCCTGTAAAAAGGTAGCCCCATCTCAATGTTTTTGAGCGTTTTTTTTCAAATTCATTTTGCACTGCCATCTAGACTATCTAATTTTATCAATATTTTATGAGGATGATTTTCTAATGATAACAAGGAGTCCTGCACCATTTCTTTTCCTAATTCTGATTCTAATTTAACTTTAATGAGTCTGCTTTGTGCAAACGCATTTCTCGATTTAAACTCTTCGGTCTGTTCTTTCAAAACATTAACATGTTCAATCTTTTTACTAACCAAATGATTGCTGTAAATCATAATCATTAATAAAAAAAACACCAACACGAAATACCGGTAATGAATGGTCACTTCATCACGGTTCAAAAAATTCCCTTTTATAATATCAATAAAAGTGAGTCTTTTTTGTGGGCGATTTGTCGGTTTTTTTGCCATATATTTTTAAGGAGTAATAAGTAATTAGCAATGGGCAGTTATATTACTGATTGCTAATTACCAATTACTTATAACTTTATACCTGTTCTTAATTTTGCACTTCTCGCTCGCGAGTTTTCTTTAATTTCTTCATCATCCGGAACGACTGCTTTTGTTTGTAAAAGATCAAATGTTTTAGAAAAATTTCCGTAAATATCTCTGGCGGGTTCACCTTCGAACATTCCGTTTTTTAAAAATCTTTTAACTAAACGATCTTCTAACGAATGATAAGAAATCGCCACTAATCTTCCGCCAGGTTTCAGCATTCGATGTGCCTGACCCAAAAGTTC is a window from the Kaistella flava (ex Peng et al. 2021) genome containing:
- a CDS encoding FtsL-like putative cell division protein, translating into MAKKPTNRPQKRLTFIDIIKGNFLNRDEVTIHYRYFVLVFFLLMIMIYSNHLVSKKIEHVNVLKEQTEEFKSRNAFAQSRLIKVKLESELGKEMVQDSLLSLENHPHKILIKLDSLDGSAK